From Primulina tabacum isolate GXHZ01 chromosome 2, ASM2559414v2, whole genome shotgun sequence, one genomic window encodes:
- the LOC142537700 gene encoding uncharacterized protein LOC142537700: MSLMIIKRGISEAFRGAVSDKVTKTKEYLDEIEKRFAKSEKAETSTIMKSLISMKYKGKGNIREYIMEMSHLASQLKTLNLELSEDMLVYLVLISLPNQVSQFKISYKCQKEKWSLNELISYCVQEEERLK, encoded by the coding sequence ATGAGTCTTATGATCATCAAACGCGGCATATCTGAGGCTTTTAGAGGTGCGGTGTCCGACAAAGTCACCAAAACTAAAGAATATCTCGATGAAATTGAGAAGCGTTTTGCCAAAAGCGAAAAGGCGGAAACAAGCACGATTATGAAGAGCTTGATTTCCATGAAGTATAAAGGCAAGGGAAATATCCGAGAATATATTATGGAAATGTCCCACCTTGCATCGCAGTTGAAGACACTTAATCTTGAATTGTCGGAAGACATGCTTGTTTATTTAGTGCTGATTTCTCTTCCAAACCAAGTTAGTCAGTTCAAGATCAGTTATAAATGTCAAAAGGAGAAATGGTCTCttaatgagctcatttcttattGTGTTCAAGAGGAAGAGAGATTGAAGTAA